A stretch of the Fusarium musae strain F31 chromosome 2, whole genome shotgun sequence genome encodes the following:
- a CDS encoding hypothetical protein (EggNog:ENOG41~CAZy:GH2) — MDKPDYENLEVIQRNRLPARAYWLPPTHLLLNGTWDFQYAPTPLEASEYPPKDGSSEEAWSPINVPGHWQLQGHGHPHYTNVQFPFPSNPPYIPTENPTGTYRRHFKVPTEWDSTYQLRLRFDGVDSAYHVWLNGSFVGYSQGSRNAAEFDITNIAKKDGDNELVVRVYQWCEASYIEDQDQWWLSGIFRDVTLLALPGKSRIEDFFVKTNLDENYENAVLQVDVTLNKLETSSLDIVLILRDAGVEVTSTRKTVDASKTNFEVPFSSPKKWTAESPYLYQLEISLQTQGGESIQTITQKVGFRKVELKDGLITVNGSTILLRGTNRHDHHPIHGRVVPYEFLKQDLLLMKQHNINALRTSHYPGQPWLYDLADELGFWVMDEADLECHGFYDVVTQHVTPAPYLDYEGSKEEFFPKAAQFTSDNPEWRESYLDRMVQMVQRDKNHPCIFSWSLGNESFYGVNHVAMIEYARSIDDRLIHYEGDIKAQETDMYSYMYPDQDRLKRHVEIDGIKDGQWEKPVILCEYAHAMGNGPGGLDDYQDAFRKYKRLQGGFIWEWANHGLLHKDGYYAYGGDFGDQPNDSTFVMDGLCNSEHKPTPGLIELKRVFQPINFKFEEGKVFITNEYDFISLDHLEAKYAIKAYGDKLSLLESGTLEVPSVRPWDTVELALPADLTKYSGHDEEVFLSLSFTLKESTSWAPASHEVAWFQHKISADRKPSIPASLSASGSVKVVETRTKVEVAGSDWEIHFDRVRGYVTKWSHGSDLLEADPATRAAIYPCFWRAPTDNDKDSAVSVWKDYGVHRMTSQLRSFKVENGVDGSGVSIETRTYFAPPVLGWGYDIHTVYHISSKGALSIKLDLNPKGVFPVDVPRVGLNIRLPKSLSQASWFGRGPGESYPDKKHSQAIGIWSSPVDDLEVPYDVPQGNGNRMDTRWVRLVNVDGHGIRASRVDAATFNWTSGRLSDQTIENARHPCDLVREDATLLNLSPRVAGVGSATCGPGVRDDLLVKVQPESYGFILESI, encoded by the exons ATGGACAAGCCAGATTACGAAAATCTCGAGGTGATACAGAGGAATAGGCTTCCTGCCAGAGCCTACTGGCTACCTCCTacgcatctcctcctcaatggAACATGGGACTTTCAATACGCCCCAACGCCCTTGGAAGCTTCAGAATATCCCCCAAAGGACGGAAGCTCTGAAGAGGCTTGGTCCCCGATCAATGTGCCCGGCCATTGGCAACTGCAAGGGCATGGCCACCCTCACTATACCAATGTTCAATTCCCGTTTCCGTCAAACCCTCCTTACATACCAACAGAGAACCCCACGGGAACTTATCGACGTCACTTCAAGGTTCCTACTGAATGGGACAGCACATATCAACTCAGACTGCGGTTTGATGGTGTCGACAGCGCGTATCACGTCTGGCTGAATGGCTCCTTTGTCGGATATTCGCAAGGGAGTCGCAATGCTGCCGAATTCGACATAACAAATATCGCCAAGAAGGACGGTGACAACGAATTGGTCGTGAGAGTCTATCAATGGTGCGAGGCGTCATACAtcgaagaccaagaccagtgGTGGCTGTCAGGTATCTTCCGCGATGTGACTTTGCTGGCACTCCCTGGAAAATCGAGAATTGAAGACTTCTTTGTCAAGACAAACCTTGATGAGAACTATGAAAATGCTGTTCTCCAAGTCGATGTCACCCTGAATAAGCTGGAAACATCATCGCTTGATATTGTGCTCATTCTTCGAGATGCTGGTGTCGAAGTGACCTCAACACGCAAGACAGTTGATGCCAGCAAGACGAATTTCGAAGTGCCTTTTTCGAGCCCAAAGAAGTGGACTGCTGAAAGCCCTTACCTCTACCAGCTCGAGATCTCTCTCCAGACACAAGGAGGAGAGTCAATTCAGACTATTACGCAGAAAGTTGGCTTCCGCAAGGTCGAACTGAAAGACGGTCTCATCACTGTCAACGGCTCAACGATCCTTCTTCGGGGCACAAACAGACATGACCACCATCCAATCCACGGAAGGGTTGTCCCATATGAATTTCTGAAACAAGATCTGTTGCTCATGAAACAGCACAACATCAATGCCCTCCGAACAAGTCATTATCCTGGCCAGCCCTGGCTGTACGACTTGGCTGACGAGTTGGGATTCTGGGTCATGGACGAGGCTGACCTGGAGTGTCATGGGTTCTATGATGTTGTCACCCAGCACGTCACGCCTGCGCCATATCTGGATTATGAAGGAAGCAAGGAGGAGTTCTTCCCTAAGGCAGCGCAGTTCACCTCAGATAATCCCGAATGGCGCGAGTCCTACCTCGATAGGATGGTCCAGATGGTGCAGAGGGACAAGAACCATCCTTGCATCTTTTCATGGTCTCTTGGTAACGAGTCTTTCTACGGTGTCAACCACGTCGCAATGATTGAGTATGCACGAAGTATCGACGACCGACTTATTCACTACGAAGGCGACATCAAAGCACAAGAAACCGATATGTACTCTTACATGTATCCTGACCAAGATCGACTCAAGAGACATGTCGAGATCGACGGCATCAAGGACGGGCAGTGGGAGAAGCCCGTGATTCTTTGCGAATACGCTCACGCCATGGGTAATGGCCCGGGCGGTCTGGATGACTACCAAGATGCATTCCGCAAGTATAAACGTCTTCAGGGTGGTTTCATCTGGGAGTGGGCGAATCACGGTCTCTTGCACAAGGATGGCTATTATGCTTATGGAGGTGACTTTGGTGACCAGCCCAACGATTCCACATTTGTCATGGATGGTCTCTGTAATAGCGAGCACAAACCGACGCCAGGCCTGATTGAGCTGAAGAGAGTGTTCCAGCCCATCAACTTCAAGTTTGAAGAGGGCAAGGTGTTCATCACAAATGAGTATGACTTTATCAGCCTTGACCATTTGGAGGCGAAGTATGCCATCAAGGCGTATGGCGACAA GCTATCCTTGCTTGAGTCGGGCACTCTCGAAGTTCCAAGCGTCCGACCCTGGGATACTGTAGAGCTTGCTCTCCCCGCCGACCTGACTAAGTACTCGGGTCACGACGAAGAAGTGTTTTTGAGTCTCTCCTTTACCCTCAAAGAATCTACCTCTTGGGCACCAGCTTCACATGAAGTTGCATGGTTCCAGCACAAGATCTCCGCCGACAGAAAACCCAGTATCCCAGCCAGTCTGTCAGCTTCAGGAAGTGTCAAGGTCGTCGAAACCCGAACCAAGGTGGAGGTGGCTGGCTCGGACTGGGAGATTCATTTTGATCGCGTGCGAGGCTACGTCACTAAATGGTCTCACGGATCGGATCTGCTGGAAGCTGATCCAGCCACTCGTGCAGCAATTTATCCATGCTTTTGGCGCGCACCGACAGACAACGATAAAGACAGCGCTGTCAGCGTTTGGAAGGACTACGGTGTTCATCGAATGACTTCTCAGTTGAGATCATTCAAGGTTGAGAATGGGGTTGATGGCTCTGGTGTCAGTATCGAGACCAGGACATACTTCGCCCCTCCAGTTTTGGGATGGGGATATGACATTCACACCGTCTACCACATATCCTCCAAGGGCGCATTATCGATAAAGCTGGACCTCAATCCTAAGGGAGTCTTCCCAGTTGACGTCCCTCGGGTTGGCTTAAACATCAGATTGCCCAAGAGTCTTAGTCAAGCTTCGTGGTTCGGTCGAGGTCCAGGCGAGTCTTATCCCGATAAGAAGCACTCACAAGCCATTGGAATTTGGTCTTCGCCTGTAGATGACCTTGAAGTCCCATATGATGTGCCCCAAGGCAATGGAAACAGAATGGATACTCGTTGGGTGCGGCTTGTAAATGTCGACGGTCACGGAATCAGAGCTTCAAGGGTCGATGCCGCAACCTTCAACTGGACTAGCGGGCGTCTGTCAGATCAGACTATAGAGAACGCAAGGCATCCTTGCGACCTTGTTCGCGAAGATGCTACGCTTCTTAACCTCAGTCCAAGGGTCGCTGGTGTTGGTAGCGCGACATGTGGACCTGGTGTGAGGGACGATTTGTTGGTCAAGGTCCAGCCTGAGTCATACGGATTTATACtagaaagtatttaa
- a CDS encoding hypothetical protein (EggNog:ENOG41), which produces MVQAQASLALDDQLAAGWFGWLANKGILKLNAILCLSLISSYATGYDGSMMNGLQSLDTWKASFNNPDANKLAILNAIQNIGQLAALPFCAWFCDKYGRRPGLVVGATIMLLGVGLQGGAQNTGMFIAARGILGFGLALNITAAPVLIMELAYPTQRAPMVSIYNTLWGLGALSAAWITYGTFRINSDWAWRIPSILQALSSFLQLGLCFLIDESPRWLVAQEREPEAEKLLIKYHANGDSSNPAVAVEMEEIRTAIRLENDAMSSTSYLSFFKTKGNRHRFFIILAVGFFSQWSGNGLISYYLTLILNSIGYRSQETQTLINALLTVWGLFWGVVFSLLVNRIPRRALFLFSTLGSLATYVVWTALEATYEMSTDLNDDGTGGPSGIAKGVLAMIFLFNVFFTAGWGVLQVTYVVEILPFNLRARGLVLYNLFVACALIFNQYANPIGVTNSGWKYYITYDVWLAVEALVVYFLFVETRGLSLEETALVLDGPEAGDKLVGEVLKNTEKTVQVIETEKRGSI; this is translated from the exons ATGGTTCAAGCACAGGCTTCTCTTGCCCTCGATGACCAGTTGGCCGCAGGCTGGTTTGGCTGGCTGGCCAACAAGGGCATCCTCAAACTCAATGCGATTCTCTGTCTCTCGCTCATATCTAGTTATGCCACTGGCTATGATGGAA GTATGATGAATGGATTGCAGAGTTTGGATACGTGGAAAGCATCCTTCAACAACCCTGATGCCAACAAACTCGCCAT CTTGAACGCAATTCAGAACATTGGTCAACTTGCAGCTTTGCCATTCTGTGCCTGGTTCTGCGATAAATATGGCCGTCGCCCTGGTCTTGTTGTTGGAGCCACTATCATGCTTCTCGGTGTTGGTCTTCAAGGTGGAGCCCAGAATACAGGCATGTTCATTGCTGCTCGAGGTATTCTCGGTTTCGGCTTGGCTCTGAACATCACAGCTGCGCCTGTTTTGATCATGGAGTTGGCGTATCCTACTCAACGAGCGCCCATGGTTTCTATCTACAACACTCTTTGGGGTCTTGGTGCTCTCTCTGCAGCTTGGATCACTTATGGCACCTTCAGAATCAACAGCGACTGGGCTTGGCGAATTCCTTCCATCCTCCAAGCTCTATCCAGTTTTCTTCAGCTTGGTCTCTGCTTCCTTATCGATGAGTCTCCTCGATGGCTGGTTGCCCAAGAGCGTGAgcctgaggctgagaagcttcttATCAAGTACCACGCCAACGGAGACAGCAGCAATCCTGCAGTCGCTgtcgagatggaggagatccGAACTGCCATTCGCTTGGAGAATGACGCTATGAGCTCTACCAGCTacctctctttcttcaagacTAAGGGTAACCGCCACcgtttcttcatcattctcgCAGTCGGCTTCTTCAGTCAGTGGAGTGGCAATGGTCTCATCAGCTACTACTTGACTTTGATTCTCAACTCGATTGGCTACCGATCTCAGGAGACACAGACACTCATCAACGCGTTGCTGACCGTCTGGGGGCTGTTCTGGGGTGTTGTGTTTTCCCTTCTTGTCAACCGTATTCCTCGCCGCGCCCTGTTCCTCTTCTCGACTCTTGGTTCTCTGGCAACCTACGTTGTCTGGACCGCTCTTGAGGCGACCTACGAAATGTCAACTGAcctcaatgatgatggaacTGGAGGCCCAAGTGGCATCGCCAAGGGTGTTCTTGCcatgatcttcctcttcaacgtCTTCTTCACGGCAGGTTGGGGTGTCCTCCAGGTCACTTATGTTGTTGAAATCCTTCCTTTCAACCTTCGCGCCAGGGGCCTTGTCTTGTACAACCTGTTCGTGGCCTGCGCTCTGATCTTCAACCAATACGCCAACCCAATTGGTGTCACCAACTCGGGCTGGAAGTACTACATTACTTACGATGTGTGGCTGGCTGTAGAGGCACTTGTCGTCTACTTCTTGTTTGTTGAGACCCGTGGCCTGAGCCTGGAGGAGACAGCATTGGTGCTTGATGGTCCCGAGGCAGGAGACAAACTGGTCGGAGAGGTTCTGAAGAATACCGAGAAGACCGTTCAAGTCATTGAGACAGAGAAGCGAGGATCGATATAG